From the Mauremys reevesii isolate NIE-2019 linkage group 19, ASM1616193v1, whole genome shotgun sequence genome, one window contains:
- the TTC16 gene encoding tetratricopeptide repeat protein 16 isoform X2, with translation MEKNNCCGTDVNGSFKPRSTWLLNIQRSWNLRVRTAGFYCFGRAHRVPCERRRDPTLATEPSHSGPTSSAPSCLDTACLATRDTTTGMEAKAPQEEPGQSKAGLEMKTETKGLFPTAVSKENLRERSPRQIFGSSQTLRDLKDPSGVKSPTAIVQNRIQEHCQRGKEFFSQGEWEKAVICYSKAINLNPQQVEFYVQKAEAFLQLCDFQSAVLNLRKAYSLSSAKEEYVERMAFIIYLQGQCLFDQEVYCDALESFTRASELQPDNSLYRRRSIACLAALNRYQDCFRLVNEELDQDSKNPDLYILRAKLHEHFSRATLCYQDVQEAIALEPRHEEAQLLMQRLLKRAQKAKNQALNKALKGNLKDALLKITFAIENSPFDAGYFIFRGTLHRRVKDFNSAIDDYIKATELCEEEGAVAMEAQRQLLLTYNDFAVHCYTQGFFEEAVLLLNKALKGEKNEKGLYVNRGDCLFRLGELTFALADYQQALELSPMDFSLRRRVGMLLDELGLQAHKQRKYQRAVHCFSGAIESNPRLPHYYLHRAKSRLFLQDEMSAKEDVIIALLLDPENDAVLPVVTSLFPGQPIQDIISSKIAEVAKTILERKLQACPYSNSPAKLKWPAGALEDEPKEPGAQSEDSERALQDSESVISSCATEHELYKQIAVSRRTVSKVSEPGLEEKK, from the exons ATGGAGAAGAAcaattgttgtggcacag ATGTAAATGGCAGCTTTAAACCCAGGTCCACGTGGCTGTTGAACATACAGAGGAGCTGGAATCTAAgagtcaggactgctgggttctatTGTTTTG GCCGGGCTCACAGGGTGCCATGCGAGCGCAGGAGGGATCCCACCCTGGCCACAGAACCTTCTCACTCTGGGCCCACCTCCTCGGCCCCCAGCTGCCTGGATACCGCCTGCCTAGCAACGAGGGACACGACCACTGGGATGGAGGCCAAGGCCCCGCAGGAGGAGCCTGGGCAGAGCAAA GCAGGACTGGAGATGAAGACAGAGACTAAAGGACTGTTCCCGACTGCTGTGTCCAAAGAGAATCTGCGGGAGAGATCCCCGCGACAGATCTTTGGGTCCAGCCAGACTTTGCGAGACCTCAAGGACCCCAGCGGAGTGAAGTCCCCGACAGCGATTGTGCAGAACAGGATACAGGAGCA CTGTCAGAGAGGGAAGGAGTTCTTCTCCCAAGGCGAGTGGGAGAAGGCTGTCATTTGTTATTCCAAAGCCATTAACCTGAACCCCCAGCAG GTGGAGTTCTATGTACAGAAGGCAGAAGCCTTTCTCCAGCTCTGTGATTTCCAGTCTGCTGTGCTGAACCTCAGAAAGGCGTATTCCTTATCCTCTGCAAAGGAAGAATACGTAGAGCGCATGGCCTTCATTATTTACCTGCAG GGCCAATGTCTGTTTGACCAAGAGGTCTATTGCGATGCTTTGGAGTCCTTCACTCGAGCCTCAGAGCTGCAGCCTGACAACTCACTCTATCGCAGGAGGAG cATTGCCTGTCTCGCAGCCCTGAACAGATACCAGGACTGTTTTCGGCTCGTCAATGAAGAGCTAGATCAAGACTCAAAGAACCCAGATCTGTACATCCTGAGAGCCAAGCTGCATGAGCACTTCAGTCGG GCTACCCTGTGTTACCAGGACGTCCAGGAGGCCATTGCGCTGGAGCCGCGGCACGAAGAAGCTCAGCTTCTAATGCAGAGGCTGCTGAAACGAGCACAGAAAGCCAAGAACCAGGCTCTGAATAAGGCCTTGAAGGGAAACTTGAAGGATGCCCTGCTCAAAATCACCTTTGCCATCGAGAACAGCCCCTTTGATGCAGGGTACTTCATCTTCAG AGGGACTCTACACAGAAGGGTCAAAGACTTCAACTCAGCCATTGATGATTACATCAAGGCCACAGAGCTCTGCGAAGAAGAGGGAGCTGTGGCCATGGAGGCGCAACGGCAGCTCCTGCTCACGTACAACGACTTTGCAGTGCACTGCTATACTCAGGGCTTCTTCGAAGAGGCTGTGCTGCTCCTCAACAAAGCCCTGAAAGGGGAGAAGAACGAGAAGGGACTCTATGTCAACAGAGGAG ACTGCCTCTTCAGGCTGGGAGAGCTAACCTTTGCCTTGGCGGATTATCAGCAGGCGCTGGAATTGAGTCCAATGGACTTTAGTTTGCGAAGACGCGTTGGTATGTTGCTGGATGAACTAGGATTGCAGGCGCACAAGCAGAG AAAGTACCAGCGGGCAGTACACTGTTTCTCTGGTGCTATTGAGAGCAACCCTCGCCTGCCACACTATTATCTGCACCGGGCCAAGAGCCGCCTGTTCCTGCAGGATGAGATGAGTGCTAAGGAGGATGTGATCATAGCTCTGTTGCTGGACCCTGAAAATGATGCG GTCCTACCTGTTGTAACCAGCCTCTTTCCAGGACAGCCCATCCAGGATATTATTAGCAGCAAGATTGCGGAGGTTGCCAAAACAATCTTGGAAAGAAAGCTTCAAGCCTGCCCGTACTCCAACAGCCCAGCTAAACTCAAATG GCCAGCTGGAGCTCTGGAGGATGAACCAAAGGAACCAGGTGCTCAGAGTGAAGATTCCGAGAGAGCCCTGCAGGATTCAGAGAGCGTCATCAGCTCTTGTGCCACGGAACATGAACTGTACAAGCAGATAGCTGTCTCCAGAAGGACAGTGAGTAAAGTAAGTGAACCTGGCTTGGAGGAGAAAAAGTGA
- the TTC16 gene encoding tetratricopeptide repeat protein 16 isoform X3, which translates to MVNQWQSWKWNPGVLTPHQTSPPALGQGHRLFLPSWLQFDGIPGFCPSPSCLDTACLATRDTTTGMEAKAPQEEPGQSKAGLEMKTETKGLFPTAVSKENLRERSPRQIFGSSQTLRDLKDPSGVKSPTAIVQNRIQEHCQRGKEFFSQGEWEKAVICYSKAINLNPQQVEFYVQKAEAFLQLCDFQSAVLNLRKAYSLSSAKEEYVERMAFIIYLQGQCLFDQEVYCDALESFTRASELQPDNSLYRRRSIACLAALNRYQDCFRLVNEELDQDSKNPDLYILRAKLHEHFSRATLCYQDVQEAIALEPRHEEAQLLMQRLLKRAQKAKNQALNKALKGNLKDALLKITFAIENSPFDAGYFIFRGTLHRRVKDFNSAIDDYIKATELCEEEGAVAMEAQRQLLLTYNDFAVHCYTQGFFEEAVLLLNKALKGEKNEKGLYVNRGDCLFRLGELTFALADYQQALELSPMDFSLRRRVGMLLDELGLQAHKQRKYQRAVHCFSGAIESNPRLPHYYLHRAKSRLFLQDEMSAKEDVIIALLLDPENDAVLPVVTSLFPGQPIQDIISSKIAEVAKTILERKLQACPYSNSPAKLKWPAGALEDEPKEPGAQSEDSERALQDSESVISSCATEHELYKQIAVSRRTVSKVSEPGLEEKK; encoded by the exons AtggtgaatcagtggcagagctggaaatggaacccaggagttctgacccCTCATCAGACAAGCCcacctgctctggggcagggtcaCCGCCTCTTCCTTCCCAGCTGGCTGCAGTTTGATGGGATACCAGGATTTTGCCCATCACCCAG CTGCCTGGATACCGCCTGCCTAGCAACGAGGGACACGACCACTGGGATGGAGGCCAAGGCCCCGCAGGAGGAGCCTGGGCAGAGCAAA GCAGGACTGGAGATGAAGACAGAGACTAAAGGACTGTTCCCGACTGCTGTGTCCAAAGAGAATCTGCGGGAGAGATCCCCGCGACAGATCTTTGGGTCCAGCCAGACTTTGCGAGACCTCAAGGACCCCAGCGGAGTGAAGTCCCCGACAGCGATTGTGCAGAACAGGATACAGGAGCA CTGTCAGAGAGGGAAGGAGTTCTTCTCCCAAGGCGAGTGGGAGAAGGCTGTCATTTGTTATTCCAAAGCCATTAACCTGAACCCCCAGCAG GTGGAGTTCTATGTACAGAAGGCAGAAGCCTTTCTCCAGCTCTGTGATTTCCAGTCTGCTGTGCTGAACCTCAGAAAGGCGTATTCCTTATCCTCTGCAAAGGAAGAATACGTAGAGCGCATGGCCTTCATTATTTACCTGCAG GGCCAATGTCTGTTTGACCAAGAGGTCTATTGCGATGCTTTGGAGTCCTTCACTCGAGCCTCAGAGCTGCAGCCTGACAACTCACTCTATCGCAGGAGGAG cATTGCCTGTCTCGCAGCCCTGAACAGATACCAGGACTGTTTTCGGCTCGTCAATGAAGAGCTAGATCAAGACTCAAAGAACCCAGATCTGTACATCCTGAGAGCCAAGCTGCATGAGCACTTCAGTCGG GCTACCCTGTGTTACCAGGACGTCCAGGAGGCCATTGCGCTGGAGCCGCGGCACGAAGAAGCTCAGCTTCTAATGCAGAGGCTGCTGAAACGAGCACAGAAAGCCAAGAACCAGGCTCTGAATAAGGCCTTGAAGGGAAACTTGAAGGATGCCCTGCTCAAAATCACCTTTGCCATCGAGAACAGCCCCTTTGATGCAGGGTACTTCATCTTCAG AGGGACTCTACACAGAAGGGTCAAAGACTTCAACTCAGCCATTGATGATTACATCAAGGCCACAGAGCTCTGCGAAGAAGAGGGAGCTGTGGCCATGGAGGCGCAACGGCAGCTCCTGCTCACGTACAACGACTTTGCAGTGCACTGCTATACTCAGGGCTTCTTCGAAGAGGCTGTGCTGCTCCTCAACAAAGCCCTGAAAGGGGAGAAGAACGAGAAGGGACTCTATGTCAACAGAGGAG ACTGCCTCTTCAGGCTGGGAGAGCTAACCTTTGCCTTGGCGGATTATCAGCAGGCGCTGGAATTGAGTCCAATGGACTTTAGTTTGCGAAGACGCGTTGGTATGTTGCTGGATGAACTAGGATTGCAGGCGCACAAGCAGAG AAAGTACCAGCGGGCAGTACACTGTTTCTCTGGTGCTATTGAGAGCAACCCTCGCCTGCCACACTATTATCTGCACCGGGCCAAGAGCCGCCTGTTCCTGCAGGATGAGATGAGTGCTAAGGAGGATGTGATCATAGCTCTGTTGCTGGACCCTGAAAATGATGCG GTCCTACCTGTTGTAACCAGCCTCTTTCCAGGACAGCCCATCCAGGATATTATTAGCAGCAAGATTGCGGAGGTTGCCAAAACAATCTTGGAAAGAAAGCTTCAAGCCTGCCCGTACTCCAACAGCCCAGCTAAACTCAAATG GCCAGCTGGAGCTCTGGAGGATGAACCAAAGGAACCAGGTGCTCAGAGTGAAGATTCCGAGAGAGCCCTGCAGGATTCAGAGAGCGTCATCAGCTCTTGTGCCACGGAACATGAACTGTACAAGCAGATAGCTGTCTCCAGAAGGACAGTGAGTAAAGTAAGTGAACCTGGCTTGGAGGAGAAAAAGTGA
- the TTC16 gene encoding tetratricopeptide repeat protein 16 isoform X4, which yields MGYQDFAHHPGRAHRVPCERRRDPTLATEPSHSGPTSSAPSCLDTACLATRDTTTGMEAKAPQEEPGQSKAGLEMKTETKGLFPTAVSKENLRERSPRQIFGSSQTLRDLKDPSGVKSPTAIVQNRIQEHCQRGKEFFSQGEWEKAVICYSKAINLNPQQVEFYVQKAEAFLQLCDFQSAVLNLRKAYSLSSAKEEYVERMAFIIYLQGQCLFDQEVYCDALESFTRASELQPDNSLYRRRSIACLAALNRYQDCFRLVNEELDQDSKNPDLYILRAKLHEHFSRATLCYQDVQEAIALEPRHEEAQLLMQRLLKRAQKAKNQALNKALKGNLKDALLKITFAIENSPFDAGYFIFRGTLHRRVKDFNSAIDDYIKATELCEEEGAVAMEAQRQLLLTYNDFAVHCYTQGFFEEAVLLLNKALKGEKNEKGLYVNRGDCLFRLGELTFALADYQQALELSPMDFSLRRRVGMLLDELGLQAHKQRKYQRAVHCFSGAIESNPRLPHYYLHRAKSRLFLQDEMSAKEDVIIALLLDPENDAVLPVVTSLFPGQPIQDIISSKIAEVAKTILERKLQACPYSNSPAKLKWPAGALEDEPKEPGAQSEDSERALQDSESVISSCATEHELYKQIAVSRRTVSKVSEPGLEEKK from the exons ATGGGATACCAGGATTTTGCCCATCACCCAG GCCGGGCTCACAGGGTGCCATGCGAGCGCAGGAGGGATCCCACCCTGGCCACAGAACCTTCTCACTCTGGGCCCACCTCCTCGGCCCCCAGCTGCCTGGATACCGCCTGCCTAGCAACGAGGGACACGACCACTGGGATGGAGGCCAAGGCCCCGCAGGAGGAGCCTGGGCAGAGCAAA GCAGGACTGGAGATGAAGACAGAGACTAAAGGACTGTTCCCGACTGCTGTGTCCAAAGAGAATCTGCGGGAGAGATCCCCGCGACAGATCTTTGGGTCCAGCCAGACTTTGCGAGACCTCAAGGACCCCAGCGGAGTGAAGTCCCCGACAGCGATTGTGCAGAACAGGATACAGGAGCA CTGTCAGAGAGGGAAGGAGTTCTTCTCCCAAGGCGAGTGGGAGAAGGCTGTCATTTGTTATTCCAAAGCCATTAACCTGAACCCCCAGCAG GTGGAGTTCTATGTACAGAAGGCAGAAGCCTTTCTCCAGCTCTGTGATTTCCAGTCTGCTGTGCTGAACCTCAGAAAGGCGTATTCCTTATCCTCTGCAAAGGAAGAATACGTAGAGCGCATGGCCTTCATTATTTACCTGCAG GGCCAATGTCTGTTTGACCAAGAGGTCTATTGCGATGCTTTGGAGTCCTTCACTCGAGCCTCAGAGCTGCAGCCTGACAACTCACTCTATCGCAGGAGGAG cATTGCCTGTCTCGCAGCCCTGAACAGATACCAGGACTGTTTTCGGCTCGTCAATGAAGAGCTAGATCAAGACTCAAAGAACCCAGATCTGTACATCCTGAGAGCCAAGCTGCATGAGCACTTCAGTCGG GCTACCCTGTGTTACCAGGACGTCCAGGAGGCCATTGCGCTGGAGCCGCGGCACGAAGAAGCTCAGCTTCTAATGCAGAGGCTGCTGAAACGAGCACAGAAAGCCAAGAACCAGGCTCTGAATAAGGCCTTGAAGGGAAACTTGAAGGATGCCCTGCTCAAAATCACCTTTGCCATCGAGAACAGCCCCTTTGATGCAGGGTACTTCATCTTCAG AGGGACTCTACACAGAAGGGTCAAAGACTTCAACTCAGCCATTGATGATTACATCAAGGCCACAGAGCTCTGCGAAGAAGAGGGAGCTGTGGCCATGGAGGCGCAACGGCAGCTCCTGCTCACGTACAACGACTTTGCAGTGCACTGCTATACTCAGGGCTTCTTCGAAGAGGCTGTGCTGCTCCTCAACAAAGCCCTGAAAGGGGAGAAGAACGAGAAGGGACTCTATGTCAACAGAGGAG ACTGCCTCTTCAGGCTGGGAGAGCTAACCTTTGCCTTGGCGGATTATCAGCAGGCGCTGGAATTGAGTCCAATGGACTTTAGTTTGCGAAGACGCGTTGGTATGTTGCTGGATGAACTAGGATTGCAGGCGCACAAGCAGAG AAAGTACCAGCGGGCAGTACACTGTTTCTCTGGTGCTATTGAGAGCAACCCTCGCCTGCCACACTATTATCTGCACCGGGCCAAGAGCCGCCTGTTCCTGCAGGATGAGATGAGTGCTAAGGAGGATGTGATCATAGCTCTGTTGCTGGACCCTGAAAATGATGCG GTCCTACCTGTTGTAACCAGCCTCTTTCCAGGACAGCCCATCCAGGATATTATTAGCAGCAAGATTGCGGAGGTTGCCAAAACAATCTTGGAAAGAAAGCTTCAAGCCTGCCCGTACTCCAACAGCCCAGCTAAACTCAAATG GCCAGCTGGAGCTCTGGAGGATGAACCAAAGGAACCAGGTGCTCAGAGTGAAGATTCCGAGAGAGCCCTGCAGGATTCAGAGAGCGTCATCAGCTCTTGTGCCACGGAACATGAACTGTACAAGCAGATAGCTGTCTCCAGAAGGACAGTGAGTAAAGTAAGTGAACCTGGCTTGGAGGAGAAAAAGTGA
- the TTC16 gene encoding tetratricopeptide repeat protein 16 isoform X5, whose protein sequence is MVNQWQSWKWNPGVLTPHQTSPPALGQGHRLFLPSWLQFDGIPGFCPSPRPGSQGAMRAQEGSHPGHRTFSLWAHLLGPQLPGYRLPSNEGHDHWDGGQGPAGGAWAEQRLEMKTETKGLFPTAVSKENLRERSPRQIFGSSQTLRDLKDPSGVKSPTAIVQNRIQEHCQRGKEFFSQGEWEKAVICYSKAINLNPQQGQCLFDQEVYCDALESFTRASELQPDNSLYRRRSIACLAALNRYQDCFRLVNEELDQDSKNPDLYILRAKLHEHFSRATLCYQDVQEAIALEPRHEEAQLLMQRLLKRAQKAKNQALNKALKGNLKDALLKITFAIENSPFDAGYFIFRGTLHRRVKDFNSAIDDYIKATELCEEEGAVAMEAQRQLLLTYNDFAVHCYTQGFFEEAVLLLNKALKGEKNEKGLYVNRGDCLFRLGELTFALADYQQALELSPMDFSLRRRVGMLLDELGLQAHKQRKYQRAVHCFSGAIESNPRLPHYYLHRAKSRLFLQDEMSAKEDVIIALLLDPENDAVLPVVTSLFPGQPIQDIISSKIAEVAKTILERKLQACPYSNSPAKLKWPAGALEDEPKEPGAQSEDSERALQDSESVISSCATEHELYKQIAVSRRTVSKVSEPGLEEKK, encoded by the exons AtggtgaatcagtggcagagctggaaatggaacccaggagttctgacccCTCATCAGACAAGCCcacctgctctggggcagggtcaCCGCCTCTTCCTTCCCAGCTGGCTGCAGTTTGATGGGATACCAGGATTTTGCCCATCACCCAG GCCGGGCTCACAGGGTGCCATGCGAGCGCAGGAGGGATCCCACCCTGGCCACAGAACCTTCTCACTCTGGGCCCACCTCCTCGGCCCCCAGCTGCCTGGATACCGCCTGCCTAGCAACGAGGGACACGACCACTGGGATGGAGGCCAAGGCCCCGCAGGAGGAGCCTGGGCAGAGCAAA GACTGGAGATGAAGACAGAGACTAAAGGACTGTTCCCGACTGCTGTGTCCAAAGAGAATCTGCGGGAGAGATCCCCGCGACAGATCTTTGGGTCCAGCCAGACTTTGCGAGACCTCAAGGACCCCAGCGGAGTGAAGTCCCCGACAGCGATTGTGCAGAACAGGATACAGGAGCA CTGTCAGAGAGGGAAGGAGTTCTTCTCCCAAGGCGAGTGGGAGAAGGCTGTCATTTGTTATTCCAAAGCCATTAACCTGAACCCCCAGCAG GGCCAATGTCTGTTTGACCAAGAGGTCTATTGCGATGCTTTGGAGTCCTTCACTCGAGCCTCAGAGCTGCAGCCTGACAACTCACTCTATCGCAGGAGGAG cATTGCCTGTCTCGCAGCCCTGAACAGATACCAGGACTGTTTTCGGCTCGTCAATGAAGAGCTAGATCAAGACTCAAAGAACCCAGATCTGTACATCCTGAGAGCCAAGCTGCATGAGCACTTCAGTCGG GCTACCCTGTGTTACCAGGACGTCCAGGAGGCCATTGCGCTGGAGCCGCGGCACGAAGAAGCTCAGCTTCTAATGCAGAGGCTGCTGAAACGAGCACAGAAAGCCAAGAACCAGGCTCTGAATAAGGCCTTGAAGGGAAACTTGAAGGATGCCCTGCTCAAAATCACCTTTGCCATCGAGAACAGCCCCTTTGATGCAGGGTACTTCATCTTCAG AGGGACTCTACACAGAAGGGTCAAAGACTTCAACTCAGCCATTGATGATTACATCAAGGCCACAGAGCTCTGCGAAGAAGAGGGAGCTGTGGCCATGGAGGCGCAACGGCAGCTCCTGCTCACGTACAACGACTTTGCAGTGCACTGCTATACTCAGGGCTTCTTCGAAGAGGCTGTGCTGCTCCTCAACAAAGCCCTGAAAGGGGAGAAGAACGAGAAGGGACTCTATGTCAACAGAGGAG ACTGCCTCTTCAGGCTGGGAGAGCTAACCTTTGCCTTGGCGGATTATCAGCAGGCGCTGGAATTGAGTCCAATGGACTTTAGTTTGCGAAGACGCGTTGGTATGTTGCTGGATGAACTAGGATTGCAGGCGCACAAGCAGAG AAAGTACCAGCGGGCAGTACACTGTTTCTCTGGTGCTATTGAGAGCAACCCTCGCCTGCCACACTATTATCTGCACCGGGCCAAGAGCCGCCTGTTCCTGCAGGATGAGATGAGTGCTAAGGAGGATGTGATCATAGCTCTGTTGCTGGACCCTGAAAATGATGCG GTCCTACCTGTTGTAACCAGCCTCTTTCCAGGACAGCCCATCCAGGATATTATTAGCAGCAAGATTGCGGAGGTTGCCAAAACAATCTTGGAAAGAAAGCTTCAAGCCTGCCCGTACTCCAACAGCCCAGCTAAACTCAAATG GCCAGCTGGAGCTCTGGAGGATGAACCAAAGGAACCAGGTGCTCAGAGTGAAGATTCCGAGAGAGCCCTGCAGGATTCAGAGAGCGTCATCAGCTCTTGTGCCACGGAACATGAACTGTACAAGCAGATAGCTGTCTCCAGAAGGACAGTGAGTAAAGTAAGTGAACCTGGCTTGGAGGAGAAAAAGTGA
- the TTC16 gene encoding tetratricopeptide repeat protein 16 isoform X1: MVNQWQSWKWNPGVLTPHQTSPPALGQGHRLFLPSWLQFDGIPGFCPSPRPGSQGAMRAQEGSHPGHRTFSLWAHLLGPQLPGYRLPSNEGHDHWDGGQGPAGGAWAEQRLEMKTETKGLFPTAVSKENLRERSPRQIFGSSQTLRDLKDPSGVKSPTAIVQNRIQEHCQRGKEFFSQGEWEKAVICYSKAINLNPQQVEFYVQKAEAFLQLCDFQSAVLNLRKAYSLSSAKEEYVERMAFIIYLQGQCLFDQEVYCDALESFTRASELQPDNSLYRRRSIACLAALNRYQDCFRLVNEELDQDSKNPDLYILRAKLHEHFSRATLCYQDVQEAIALEPRHEEAQLLMQRLLKRAQKAKNQALNKALKGNLKDALLKITFAIENSPFDAGYFIFRGTLHRRVKDFNSAIDDYIKATELCEEEGAVAMEAQRQLLLTYNDFAVHCYTQGFFEEAVLLLNKALKGEKNEKGLYVNRGDCLFRLGELTFALADYQQALELSPMDFSLRRRVGMLLDELGLQAHKQRKYQRAVHCFSGAIESNPRLPHYYLHRAKSRLFLQDEMSAKEDVIIALLLDPENDAVLPVVTSLFPGQPIQDIISSKIAEVAKTILERKLQACPYSNSPAKLKWPAGALEDEPKEPGAQSEDSERALQDSESVISSCATEHELYKQIAVSRRTVSKVSEPGLEEKK; this comes from the exons AtggtgaatcagtggcagagctggaaatggaacccaggagttctgacccCTCATCAGACAAGCCcacctgctctggggcagggtcaCCGCCTCTTCCTTCCCAGCTGGCTGCAGTTTGATGGGATACCAGGATTTTGCCCATCACCCAG GCCGGGCTCACAGGGTGCCATGCGAGCGCAGGAGGGATCCCACCCTGGCCACAGAACCTTCTCACTCTGGGCCCACCTCCTCGGCCCCCAGCTGCCTGGATACCGCCTGCCTAGCAACGAGGGACACGACCACTGGGATGGAGGCCAAGGCCCCGCAGGAGGAGCCTGGGCAGAGCAAA GACTGGAGATGAAGACAGAGACTAAAGGACTGTTCCCGACTGCTGTGTCCAAAGAGAATCTGCGGGAGAGATCCCCGCGACAGATCTTTGGGTCCAGCCAGACTTTGCGAGACCTCAAGGACCCCAGCGGAGTGAAGTCCCCGACAGCGATTGTGCAGAACAGGATACAGGAGCA CTGTCAGAGAGGGAAGGAGTTCTTCTCCCAAGGCGAGTGGGAGAAGGCTGTCATTTGTTATTCCAAAGCCATTAACCTGAACCCCCAGCAG GTGGAGTTCTATGTACAGAAGGCAGAAGCCTTTCTCCAGCTCTGTGATTTCCAGTCTGCTGTGCTGAACCTCAGAAAGGCGTATTCCTTATCCTCTGCAAAGGAAGAATACGTAGAGCGCATGGCCTTCATTATTTACCTGCAG GGCCAATGTCTGTTTGACCAAGAGGTCTATTGCGATGCTTTGGAGTCCTTCACTCGAGCCTCAGAGCTGCAGCCTGACAACTCACTCTATCGCAGGAGGAG cATTGCCTGTCTCGCAGCCCTGAACAGATACCAGGACTGTTTTCGGCTCGTCAATGAAGAGCTAGATCAAGACTCAAAGAACCCAGATCTGTACATCCTGAGAGCCAAGCTGCATGAGCACTTCAGTCGG GCTACCCTGTGTTACCAGGACGTCCAGGAGGCCATTGCGCTGGAGCCGCGGCACGAAGAAGCTCAGCTTCTAATGCAGAGGCTGCTGAAACGAGCACAGAAAGCCAAGAACCAGGCTCTGAATAAGGCCTTGAAGGGAAACTTGAAGGATGCCCTGCTCAAAATCACCTTTGCCATCGAGAACAGCCCCTTTGATGCAGGGTACTTCATCTTCAG AGGGACTCTACACAGAAGGGTCAAAGACTTCAACTCAGCCATTGATGATTACATCAAGGCCACAGAGCTCTGCGAAGAAGAGGGAGCTGTGGCCATGGAGGCGCAACGGCAGCTCCTGCTCACGTACAACGACTTTGCAGTGCACTGCTATACTCAGGGCTTCTTCGAAGAGGCTGTGCTGCTCCTCAACAAAGCCCTGAAAGGGGAGAAGAACGAGAAGGGACTCTATGTCAACAGAGGAG ACTGCCTCTTCAGGCTGGGAGAGCTAACCTTTGCCTTGGCGGATTATCAGCAGGCGCTGGAATTGAGTCCAATGGACTTTAGTTTGCGAAGACGCGTTGGTATGTTGCTGGATGAACTAGGATTGCAGGCGCACAAGCAGAG AAAGTACCAGCGGGCAGTACACTGTTTCTCTGGTGCTATTGAGAGCAACCCTCGCCTGCCACACTATTATCTGCACCGGGCCAAGAGCCGCCTGTTCCTGCAGGATGAGATGAGTGCTAAGGAGGATGTGATCATAGCTCTGTTGCTGGACCCTGAAAATGATGCG GTCCTACCTGTTGTAACCAGCCTCTTTCCAGGACAGCCCATCCAGGATATTATTAGCAGCAAGATTGCGGAGGTTGCCAAAACAATCTTGGAAAGAAAGCTTCAAGCCTGCCCGTACTCCAACAGCCCAGCTAAACTCAAATG GCCAGCTGGAGCTCTGGAGGATGAACCAAAGGAACCAGGTGCTCAGAGTGAAGATTCCGAGAGAGCCCTGCAGGATTCAGAGAGCGTCATCAGCTCTTGTGCCACGGAACATGAACTGTACAAGCAGATAGCTGTCTCCAGAAGGACAGTGAGTAAAGTAAGTGAACCTGGCTTGGAGGAGAAAAAGTGA